In Hemicordylus capensis ecotype Gifberg chromosome 3, rHemCap1.1.pri, whole genome shotgun sequence, one DNA window encodes the following:
- the LIMS1 gene encoding LIM and senescent cell antigen-like-containing domain protein 1 isoform X6, whose amino-acid sequence MANALANAMCERCRGGFAPSEKIVNSNGELYHEQCFVCAQCFQQFPEGLFYEFEGRKYCEHDFQMLFAPCCHQCGEFIIGRVIKAMNNSWHPECFCCDICQQVLADIGFVKNAGRHLCRPCHNREKARGLGKYICQKCHAIIEEQPLIFKNDPYHPDHFNCANCGKELTADARELKGELYCLPCHDKMGVPICGACRRPIEGRVVNAMGKQWHVEHFVCAKCEKPFLGHRHYERKGLAYCETHYNQLFGDVCFHCNRVIEGDVVSALNKAWCVNCFACSTCNTKLTLKDKFVEIDLKPVCKHCYEKMPEEFKRRLAKRERDAKEKDKHKKKKPVCL is encoded by the exons ATGGCAAATGCTCTGGCAAATGCCATGTGTGAGCGCTGTCGAGGAGGCTTTGCACCTTCAGAGAAGATTGTCAACAGCAATGGTGAATTGTATCATGAGCAGTGCTTTGTGTGTGCTCAGTGTTTCCAGCAATTTCCAGAAGGACTCTTTTATGAG TTTGAAGGAAGGAAATACTGTGAACATGACTTTCAGATGCTTTTTGCCCCTTGCTGCCATCAATGTG GGGAGTTCATTATTGGTCGTGTTATTAAAGCTATGAACAATAGCTGGCATCCAGAATGCTTCTGCTGTGATATCTGCCAACAGGTACTGGCAGACATTGGATTTGTGAAGAATGCTGGCAG GCACCTTTGCCGTCCTTGCCATAACCGAGAGAAAGCCAGAGGACTGGGGAAGTACATTTGCCAGAAGTGCCACGCCATCATTGAGGAACAACCACTCATCTTCAAAAATGACCCTTACCATCCTGATCATTTCAATTGTGCCAACTGCGG AAAAGAACTTACTGCTGATGCTCGAGAACTGAAGGGGGAGTTGTACTGTTTGCCTTGCCATGACAAGATGGGGGTCCCCATCTGTGGAGCATGCAGAAGGCCTATTGAAGGGCGAGTGGTGAATGCCATGGGCAAACAGTGGCACGTAGAG cATTTTGTTTGTGCAAAGTGTGAGAAACCATTCCTAGGCCACCGTCATTATGAGAGGAAGGGCCTGGCATATTGTGAAACCCATTACAATCAG CTCTTTGGTGATGTTTGCTTTCACTGTAATCGTGTGATTGAAGGTGATG TTGTGTCAGCTTTGAACAAGGCatggtgtgtgaactgctttgcgTGCTCCACTTGCAACACGAAGTTAACACTCAA GGACAAGTTTGTTGAAATCGATCTCAAACCTGTCTGCAAACACTGTTATGAGAAAATGCCAGAAGAATTTAAGCGGAGACTTGCCAAACGGGAGCGAGATGCAAAGGAGAAAGACAAACATAAAAAGAAAAAGCCAGTCTGTCTGTAA
- the LIMS1 gene encoding LIM and senescent cell antigen-like-containing domain protein 1 isoform X3: MTALQLKELSYSGLYRRRRDRPDSLGLHGLPEQKLSNMANALANAMCERCRGGFAPSEKIVNSNGELYHEQCFVCAQCFQQFPEGLFYEFEGRKYCEHDFQMLFAPCCHQCGEFIIGRVIKAMNNSWHPECFCCDICQQVLADIGFVKNAGRHLCRPCHNREKARGLGKYICQKCHAIIEEQPLIFKNDPYHPDHFNCANCGKELTADARELKGELYCLPCHDKMGVPICGACRRPIEGRVVNAMGKQWHVEHFVCAKCEKPFLGHRHYERKGLAYCETHYNQLFGDVCFHCNRVIEGDVVSALNKAWCVNCFACSTCNTKLTLKDKFVEIDLKPVCKHCYEKMPEEFKRRLAKRERDAKEKDKHKKKKPVCL; the protein is encoded by the exons CAACATGGCAAATGCTCTGGCAAATGCCATGTGTGAGCGCTGTCGAGGAGGCTTTGCACCTTCAGAGAAGATTGTCAACAGCAATGGTGAATTGTATCATGAGCAGTGCTTTGTGTGTGCTCAGTGTTTCCAGCAATTTCCAGAAGGACTCTTTTATGAG TTTGAAGGAAGGAAATACTGTGAACATGACTTTCAGATGCTTTTTGCCCCTTGCTGCCATCAATGTG GGGAGTTCATTATTGGTCGTGTTATTAAAGCTATGAACAATAGCTGGCATCCAGAATGCTTCTGCTGTGATATCTGCCAACAGGTACTGGCAGACATTGGATTTGTGAAGAATGCTGGCAG GCACCTTTGCCGTCCTTGCCATAACCGAGAGAAAGCCAGAGGACTGGGGAAGTACATTTGCCAGAAGTGCCACGCCATCATTGAGGAACAACCACTCATCTTCAAAAATGACCCTTACCATCCTGATCATTTCAATTGTGCCAACTGCGG AAAAGAACTTACTGCTGATGCTCGAGAACTGAAGGGGGAGTTGTACTGTTTGCCTTGCCATGACAAGATGGGGGTCCCCATCTGTGGAGCATGCAGAAGGCCTATTGAAGGGCGAGTGGTGAATGCCATGGGCAAACAGTGGCACGTAGAG cATTTTGTTTGTGCAAAGTGTGAGAAACCATTCCTAGGCCACCGTCATTATGAGAGGAAGGGCCTGGCATATTGTGAAACCCATTACAATCAG CTCTTTGGTGATGTTTGCTTTCACTGTAATCGTGTGATTGAAGGTGATG TTGTGTCAGCTTTGAACAAGGCatggtgtgtgaactgctttgcgTGCTCCACTTGCAACACGAAGTTAACACTCAA GGACAAGTTTGTTGAAATCGATCTCAAACCTGTCTGCAAACACTGTTATGAGAAAATGCCAGAAGAATTTAAGCGGAGACTTGCCAAACGGGAGCGAGATGCAAAGGAGAAAGACAAACATAAAAAGAAAAAGCCAGTCTGTCTGTAA
- the LIMS1 gene encoding LIM and senescent cell antigen-like-containing domain protein 1 isoform X1, which translates to MEFQSRGHSYVIPENEEISHTHQNVHNDHGNEGERAVSKLQRRHSDVKVYKEICDFYARFNMANALANAMCERCRGGFAPSEKIVNSNGELYHEQCFVCAQCFQQFPEGLFYEFEGRKYCEHDFQMLFAPCCHQCGEFIIGRVIKAMNNSWHPECFCCDICQQVLADIGFVKNAGRHLCRPCHNREKARGLGKYICQKCHAIIEEQPLIFKNDPYHPDHFNCANCGKELTADARELKGELYCLPCHDKMGVPICGACRRPIEGRVVNAMGKQWHVEHFVCAKCEKPFLGHRHYERKGLAYCETHYNQLFGDVCFHCNRVIEGDVVSALNKAWCVNCFACSTCNTKLTLKDKFVEIDLKPVCKHCYEKMPEEFKRRLAKRERDAKEKDKHKKKKPVCL; encoded by the exons ATGGAATTCCAAAGCAGAGGGCACTCCTATGTCATTCCAGAGAACGAAGAAATCTCACACACGCATCAGAATGTGCACAATGACCATGGAAATGAAGGCGAGAGAGCAGTATCAAAGTTGCAGCGTAGGCACAGTGACGTAAAAGTATACAAAGAGATATGTGACTTTTATGCAAGATT CAACATGGCAAATGCTCTGGCAAATGCCATGTGTGAGCGCTGTCGAGGAGGCTTTGCACCTTCAGAGAAGATTGTCAACAGCAATGGTGAATTGTATCATGAGCAGTGCTTTGTGTGTGCTCAGTGTTTCCAGCAATTTCCAGAAGGACTCTTTTATGAG TTTGAAGGAAGGAAATACTGTGAACATGACTTTCAGATGCTTTTTGCCCCTTGCTGCCATCAATGTG GGGAGTTCATTATTGGTCGTGTTATTAAAGCTATGAACAATAGCTGGCATCCAGAATGCTTCTGCTGTGATATCTGCCAACAGGTACTGGCAGACATTGGATTTGTGAAGAATGCTGGCAG GCACCTTTGCCGTCCTTGCCATAACCGAGAGAAAGCCAGAGGACTGGGGAAGTACATTTGCCAGAAGTGCCACGCCATCATTGAGGAACAACCACTCATCTTCAAAAATGACCCTTACCATCCTGATCATTTCAATTGTGCCAACTGCGG AAAAGAACTTACTGCTGATGCTCGAGAACTGAAGGGGGAGTTGTACTGTTTGCCTTGCCATGACAAGATGGGGGTCCCCATCTGTGGAGCATGCAGAAGGCCTATTGAAGGGCGAGTGGTGAATGCCATGGGCAAACAGTGGCACGTAGAG cATTTTGTTTGTGCAAAGTGTGAGAAACCATTCCTAGGCCACCGTCATTATGAGAGGAAGGGCCTGGCATATTGTGAAACCCATTACAATCAG CTCTTTGGTGATGTTTGCTTTCACTGTAATCGTGTGATTGAAGGTGATG TTGTGTCAGCTTTGAACAAGGCatggtgtgtgaactgctttgcgTGCTCCACTTGCAACACGAAGTTAACACTCAA GGACAAGTTTGTTGAAATCGATCTCAAACCTGTCTGCAAACACTGTTATGAGAAAATGCCAGAAGAATTTAAGCGGAGACTTGCCAAACGGGAGCGAGATGCAAAGGAGAAAGACAAACATAAAAAGAAAAAGCCAGTCTGTCTGTAA
- the LIMS1 gene encoding LIM and senescent cell antigen-like-containing domain protein 1 isoform X5: MLGIAAGMTNSNMANALANAMCERCRGGFAPSEKIVNSNGELYHEQCFVCAQCFQQFPEGLFYEFEGRKYCEHDFQMLFAPCCHQCGEFIIGRVIKAMNNSWHPECFCCDICQQVLADIGFVKNAGRHLCRPCHNREKARGLGKYICQKCHAIIEEQPLIFKNDPYHPDHFNCANCGKELTADARELKGELYCLPCHDKMGVPICGACRRPIEGRVVNAMGKQWHVEHFVCAKCEKPFLGHRHYERKGLAYCETHYNQLFGDVCFHCNRVIEGDVVSALNKAWCVNCFACSTCNTKLTLKDKFVEIDLKPVCKHCYEKMPEEFKRRLAKRERDAKEKDKHKKKKPVCL, from the exons CAACATGGCAAATGCTCTGGCAAATGCCATGTGTGAGCGCTGTCGAGGAGGCTTTGCACCTTCAGAGAAGATTGTCAACAGCAATGGTGAATTGTATCATGAGCAGTGCTTTGTGTGTGCTCAGTGTTTCCAGCAATTTCCAGAAGGACTCTTTTATGAG TTTGAAGGAAGGAAATACTGTGAACATGACTTTCAGATGCTTTTTGCCCCTTGCTGCCATCAATGTG GGGAGTTCATTATTGGTCGTGTTATTAAAGCTATGAACAATAGCTGGCATCCAGAATGCTTCTGCTGTGATATCTGCCAACAGGTACTGGCAGACATTGGATTTGTGAAGAATGCTGGCAG GCACCTTTGCCGTCCTTGCCATAACCGAGAGAAAGCCAGAGGACTGGGGAAGTACATTTGCCAGAAGTGCCACGCCATCATTGAGGAACAACCACTCATCTTCAAAAATGACCCTTACCATCCTGATCATTTCAATTGTGCCAACTGCGG AAAAGAACTTACTGCTGATGCTCGAGAACTGAAGGGGGAGTTGTACTGTTTGCCTTGCCATGACAAGATGGGGGTCCCCATCTGTGGAGCATGCAGAAGGCCTATTGAAGGGCGAGTGGTGAATGCCATGGGCAAACAGTGGCACGTAGAG cATTTTGTTTGTGCAAAGTGTGAGAAACCATTCCTAGGCCACCGTCATTATGAGAGGAAGGGCCTGGCATATTGTGAAACCCATTACAATCAG CTCTTTGGTGATGTTTGCTTTCACTGTAATCGTGTGATTGAAGGTGATG TTGTGTCAGCTTTGAACAAGGCatggtgtgtgaactgctttgcgTGCTCCACTTGCAACACGAAGTTAACACTCAA GGACAAGTTTGTTGAAATCGATCTCAAACCTGTCTGCAAACACTGTTATGAGAAAATGCCAGAAGAATTTAAGCGGAGACTTGCCAAACGGGAGCGAGATGCAAAGGAGAAAGACAAACATAAAAAGAAAAAGCCAGTCTGTCTGTAA
- the LIMS1 gene encoding LIM and senescent cell antigen-like-containing domain protein 1 isoform X2, giving the protein MEFQSRGHSYVIPENEEISHTHQNVHNDHGNEGERAVSKLQRRHSDVKVYKEICDFYARFNMANALANAMCERCRGGFAPSEKIVNSNGELYHEQCFVCAQCFQQFPEGLFYEFEGRKYCEHDFQMLFAPCCHQCGEFIIGRVIKAMNNSWHPECFCCDICQQVLADIGFVKNAGRHLCRPCHNREKARGLGKYICQKCHAIIEEQPLIFKNDPYHPDHFNCANCGKELTADARELKGELYCLPCHDKMGVPICGACRRPIEGRVVNAMGKQWHVEHFVCAKCEKPFLGHRHYERKGLAYCETHYNQLFGDVCFHCNRVIEGDVVSALNKAWCVNCFACSTCNTKLTLKNKFVEFDMKPVCKKCYEKFPLELKKRLKKLAETLGRK; this is encoded by the exons ATGGAATTCCAAAGCAGAGGGCACTCCTATGTCATTCCAGAGAACGAAGAAATCTCACACACGCATCAGAATGTGCACAATGACCATGGAAATGAAGGCGAGAGAGCAGTATCAAAGTTGCAGCGTAGGCACAGTGACGTAAAAGTATACAAAGAGATATGTGACTTTTATGCAAGATT CAACATGGCAAATGCTCTGGCAAATGCCATGTGTGAGCGCTGTCGAGGAGGCTTTGCACCTTCAGAGAAGATTGTCAACAGCAATGGTGAATTGTATCATGAGCAGTGCTTTGTGTGTGCTCAGTGTTTCCAGCAATTTCCAGAAGGACTCTTTTATGAG TTTGAAGGAAGGAAATACTGTGAACATGACTTTCAGATGCTTTTTGCCCCTTGCTGCCATCAATGTG GGGAGTTCATTATTGGTCGTGTTATTAAAGCTATGAACAATAGCTGGCATCCAGAATGCTTCTGCTGTGATATCTGCCAACAGGTACTGGCAGACATTGGATTTGTGAAGAATGCTGGCAG GCACCTTTGCCGTCCTTGCCATAACCGAGAGAAAGCCAGAGGACTGGGGAAGTACATTTGCCAGAAGTGCCACGCCATCATTGAGGAACAACCACTCATCTTCAAAAATGACCCTTACCATCCTGATCATTTCAATTGTGCCAACTGCGG AAAAGAACTTACTGCTGATGCTCGAGAACTGAAGGGGGAGTTGTACTGTTTGCCTTGCCATGACAAGATGGGGGTCCCCATCTGTGGAGCATGCAGAAGGCCTATTGAAGGGCGAGTGGTGAATGCCATGGGCAAACAGTGGCACGTAGAG cATTTTGTTTGTGCAAAGTGTGAGAAACCATTCCTAGGCCACCGTCATTATGAGAGGAAGGGCCTGGCATATTGTGAAACCCATTACAATCAG CTCTTTGGTGATGTTTGCTTTCACTGTAATCGTGTGATTGAAGGTGATG TTGTGTCAGCTTTGAACAAGGCatggtgtgtgaactgctttgcgTGCTCCACTTGCAACACGAAGTTAACACTCAA